DNA from Pelodiscus sinensis isolate JC-2024 chromosome 1, ASM4963464v1, whole genome shotgun sequence:
gctccacgacttGACCTCATCCCTACTTCTTCGGGCAATAATAGCAGCCCATGAGGGCGTCAAAGAAGAAACAGAGGGAAAAGCCAGCTGTGCACGCTACTTCAGAGGCAGGAATGCTGCTCTCCGCTTGCACACGCGCAGCCTGCCTGATGATTGTTTGAAAGTCTCTGATCCATAGcgctgggatgagcccaacaccaacaatggagcacccatggggggacacacctcgaagaacaatcgttgcTGCaggaagtgagtaacttctctttacATCATAAAATCAGAGCTTTTATGTTTCCTTTTGAACATGTGAATATGCAGTGTTTACTCTTACAGACCTATGAAATCTGTGCAGTGCTGTAGTTTTAGTGGGGCTATTGTTACCAGCACAATTGTAAAAGGTGCATTTTTTTTCTAGACAGTTTATTCCATGGCACAGTTTCCTTTTCCACAATTGGCAGAATTGAGGGAGAAATATACATACAACATTACTCCATTCCCTGCAACCGTAAAATCAACTTCACTTTCAGGGTAAGTCTGTAGTATATCCAGAAAAATCTAACCATCTGTACTCTAATATAGCCTCTATTAGTCTGCATTTGTCTCTATATTGATCTTATAAAACTACTGTAGCAGAAAGGCTAATTTAGTTGCTTTTCCCATTGCACATCTAAAATAGATGAAGACCTTTAGTAATGATTGGTTAGCATTGATGCACTGATGTGTCTAAGACCTGCTTTCTTTTCCATTGGTTTTCATTCAGCAGCAGACTAGGCAGAAATAGAGATAGTGATGAGGAGAATGACCTGGATGACGATGATTCGATTGCCAATGCAGTTGGCTGCCTTGGACCATTGAGTGGGCTCTTGGCACCAGAGCTAAAACAAATCAAAGGTAGGCACAATTTCAATTCATTCTGAACTATACAGATATATTGGTGTGAGCTTGATTCGCCTGCAGGTTAACTATGAAATGTATGGTTGGAATTGTATGCAGACACCATTAGGAATATTCTGTAACTTGCTGTACAGTCTTTGGATACTTGGCCTACTAAATTAAACCACTTGTGTGGTGTATAATAGGTGATGGTTCGGAATAAAAATTTTTGCCATGATTATTACCCAAAAATTTCCAACAGTCCTAAAACTAAGCTGAATAGAGCTGTTGGGAGCTTAGCATTTTTGAGAATCCCAAAGATAATTGAATAGGGCCTTATAAGCCTAACCCTAAAAAAGATTCTGGTTTTGGTTACCATGTGTTTATATAGCACCAGAATCCATGAGCGAGTTATGCAGGTCATCTCCACCCCATTCTTATATGACGTGTGCGATAACAGAAGTTCCCTTGGAGTTGTTGCACAGTGTGCCAGTCATGCCACTGAGCCCACCTGTCTGCCCTCTGGGATGCCCCACCACAACATCCTGCTAGGTTAGAAGTGCTGGTCTCCCTTAGCCAAGACACAGGCTATTACCCTAAGGTAACAGCCCCTCAGGAGAGCAACATAGACACTGAACCCACTCagttctgggagggctcagctataaggcCATTTACAGCACATCTCCAAAGAGGATctaaaccccaaataaatccatcttactctgtataaaaattTTAAACTAATAAGGTTAGCCCCCTTTACCAATGAAAGAGATATATCCACAGTGGTTGCTctgtcccccttctccccctccgcccccctccccggtagcaattatttacactggtcttgataataaacaaaagttcttccatgcagaagaacagctcttgggcaaaagccttttgtgcaaaaacagaactttattaattatgcaaatgaggcacatgATATTCCAtgttttgcttcatttgcatattttttgtacaaaatgggggcagtatagacatagcctaagggtatgtctacactacgggataaggtcaaattaagttACACACACAACTTCAGcaacgttaattgtgtagctgaagttgaattaccttaactcaacttttggtgcagtccacactgcaggaagtcgaagggagaacattctcccttcgacatcccttactcctcgaggaagcaggactaccggcatcaaccagagtgcccccctcagttcaaaatagcatgtcttcactagacccgctaagtcaaactctgaaagattgacagcagcagcttcagtcttctctgtagtgtagacacaccctaagagaaatGGTAACAAAACATACTCCTCATTCTAGTTCTTATCTCGGATGCAATTTTTCATAGGTCAGAATTTATCCTTTTTCCTGGCCTGGGTCTGTCAGCTTCTTTTATATCCTCTTTAGGTGGGAGGGCAGTTTTAAAGACTAGCTGAAAATAAAAGCCTGACAAAAAGCCTGACAAAAGACTTCCCCAGGTCAGGAACACTTTGTTTAGTTTCCTCAGCCCCATGggaaaataccagattcaagatggattccagtaccaggtagCATATAGTCAAATGCCATTCTAGGACCAATCACAGTATGGGCTTACAGCAGTGTGTCTCAAAGTGGACTGTGGCCCTGCCAAGTATGCTGCAGGTGGGCCCATgccactttgtttatctaaacTGCCTGTAGCCACGGAGCCTGGCAGCTCCGACTGGCTGTGGTTTGCTGTTCCAGCCAAgggcagctgtgggaagtggagtgGCCCAGACTTTCCTATATATAATAAAATGGCTATAGAATCTGATTTTTGTGAACTTTTTCTCTCAAAGATGCAATTTTCTGACGTTTTCTGTCATTTTCTTTCAATAGTTCTTAAGATGCACAGGAATGGTTACACGAAAAAGCTTCTTGGTATCCCTGATTGGCAGCCATTAACATTGTTCATTTTTATCATTGTAATATCAAGAATCTTTCTTGGATCGCACAGGCCTTTGCTTATAAGTGGAATGGTTACAGTTGTTCTGTCTGTTTCTTTACCAGCAACTATTTCTGTtggatttaatttaaatattcctCCTGGTTGTGTTTGCCGAAATCTGTACGCTAGAGCTCTCCATTAgatattgttttctttcttttcttggaGGACTTcaagtctgcagctgctgcctcagactGACACTTACTCAGAACGTTAAATCATTATTGCTAGGCCTAATCCAAACAAACATCCCATGAAATAAGTTATCCCTTTGACCCCAATGTGCCATTTTAGCGTCACATCAGAAACAGCTGAGAAAATAAGTTGCACTGCTCTTGTTGCTCTGCCCGTCTTTGATCATACAAACTCCCTAGCAGTCTGCCTCTCCCTCTTCACCCACACCTGCTGAttctgctgctccctctgatCACTATCAGATAGTCAGTCATTTGACCAAATGACTAGTTTGACTGAAACAGAGTTACATATCAGTTCATGCAATGGTAGTCTCAACTTCTAATAACTTTGTATTTGAGAAACTTTGTTTACTTCTTGGTGATGTGAAATACCCACTTTAGTTGACTGTGCTGTATGTTTTTATGCAAACAATAAATTCAGTTTTATATGTTGGTCTATTGCGAGGTTTAATAAATTATAACAAATTAAATATTTAGAGTTTTATATAAGAATATAGTTATAATAGCTGTTTTTATTTCACAGTGCAGTGAAAATAACATGAGTTGGGCATGTATTTTCCTCTTGTATTTCCTTGGTTAATTATTAAGTGAGCACAGAGAATTCTGACGTATTCTTCACCCTCACTTTTTCCCCCACTGTGTACAGACCAGAATGGAGAACAGAGTTTGGGCTCTAGTAACATTGCGGAACTAAGTCCAGGGGCAATAGACTCCAGTAGAAGTGAATACCATGCTGCTTTTAACAGTATGATGATGGAGCGTATGACCACTGACATTAACGCTTTGAAAAGGCAGTATTCCCGAATAAAGaaaaagcagcaacagcaggtTCACCAGGTGTATATTAGATCAGGTAATGTATCAGAACATGCTCTTTCTCTTTATAAGCCAACTTCACTATCTGAAAAGAGAGGCAAAAAATATTTTGTCTCTTTAAATAATCAATACGTAGAGAGAGAGGACAAAAGAGAATGAATGAACTTGCAATACATTAATGATATGGCAGAAGCAATTTCATTCAAGAAAACCATATATAAGATGatgtctttgtttttcttttatcagGGTCTGAAGATGACGACCCTGGGATCTTGTTAGGTCCCAGGGACCAGCTGAATAATGGTATCTACAAATGTCTTTGCTCTCTGGGTATATCACATTGGTTTTACTGATGAAAGTGTTAAAATCTGTGGCATCCTTGGACTTGACAATACTTATACATTGTTAAAGAAACGAAAATAATATACTTTAGGAAGCAAGGAgtagatcttcagctggtgtaaattgctatagctccatttaaatcagtgtATTGAAGTCAAGGGAGCTGCACCTCAAATAGTCATTTGCATCTCCAAGACTGACAGTTCAGGTCCAATCCAGGATGGCAGTGAGTATGTGGGAAATGAGTTTGTTCCCAGACCATTTCCTCATGGAGAGAGATCCACCTGATAATGAATACCACAATTGGCACTGATTGGCAACTTTGATGGCAGCATCAGCAGAGAGGCTGAAGATTTTAATAGGTGTGGAGACGGAGCTCCCATCTCACTGCTTGAGGTGATCCCTCCAAGTCACAGCTGAAACATGTTGATGGGCCATTGTAGGAAAGTTTGTTTCATTAGTGCTATACAAAACAGGCATATGGAGGGTTTTAGTCTCCAGAACAGACAGTCCAGCATGTTTCATGACTGTAAAATTCAAgtgaaagaggggaaaaaaagatattttaaaatactgacaaTGCATCTACTGCAAACAGAAGTGCTGGCCAAACTGAAACAATGCAATAGTAAGATACTCATTTCCAATGATTGCCAAATACTTTCTGATTTTGCTAACCATGATTAATGGACTACTTTATATTTAACACACTAATTCTGAGTCTATCACTGTGGTAAAATGGGAAGTCCTGATAGAAATAAGCTAGTTTGTCCTGATTTCAGTTCAGCATGAACAGATGtctgttaaaaataaattggTGAATTTTTTCAGCTCTCTACTCAAGGAGTGGCCTGTGTGACTGACCGAGTGTAGAGACTGTATTGCCTCTTGCTGTTGAAGGAGGAGCGTAAAAGACAGGGAACTCGCTAATGCCCAGGTTAATGTTAACCTTTCTACGATAGCAGGCATGTGTACTCAATAAGAATAAAAAGCCCTGTGCGGGGCTATGCTCCGCTCTAAAGAAATACAAAGCAAAATCATATTGGCAATACTTTTCACATTTCGGTGTCCCACCTCCTGTCGTGCTCCCTTCTGCAATTTGTAAAATGATATAACCAGTTTCTAGATAGCTGTTATTTTATCCGTAGTTACTGATTTAGGTATTAACAGTAAGAAAGCAGGTGGGACGAGGCAAAGCCTTTATTTACCATACTTTCTTGCTCTGTTTTTGACTACAGTATTAGAGGTATTCAGTTTCCACTAGGGTCAGTCCTACAAACCATCACCTAATCACAAGAAACAGCATGAAGACTGATTGGTGGGTGATCCCTGATGTAAtgatttgtttttgttatttaaaaatgtgtaactttttttaaccttttctttcaGACAAAGGGCCAGTTACCAGTCTTCTCCCCTCTCAGGTAAACCATTCTCCAGTCATAAACCACCTTCTTTTAGGAAAGAAGATGAGGACAACTAATAGAGCAGCCAAGAATGCGGTCATTCATATCCCAGGTCACGCAGGGGGCAAAATGTCACCCATTCCCTATGAGGATCTTAAAACAAAACTCAACTCTCCCTGGCGCACTCACATCCGAGTACATCGCAAGAACATAGCTAGAGCCAAAGGCCAACTGAGCTATGGGGATACCATAGGACTTATAGAAGAGCAGAGTGAAGGCTGCAAACCAAATAGCTGCAGTGCAAAGGAGGGCCCTCCAAGCATTTCTGATttgggggaaagagagggaagTGGCCTGGATAACAGGACTATTAGGAAAGCGGATGGACAGTCAGCTGAGCCTCTTCACAAGGACACTAATGCAAATATGTCAGTGGTTCAGATGAAATTAGAAGCATTGGAACTCACCCAAAATAACAAAACTGATGCTGAGCCAGTGTCTAATCAGCCGTGCCCAACACACTTGTCCGAATCATCTAGTTTGTCCAGTGACAGTGGAACATTGGCTAAATCTCCCCAAGCAAGCAATCCTAAATCACAAGTGTTTAGTCCTTTCCCCAGTGTCAAACCTCTTCGAAAATCAGCTGCAGCCCGAAATTTAGGTTTGTATGGCCCGACTGAAAGAACGCCAACGGTGCACTTTCCGCAGATGAGCAGAGGTTTCAACAAGTCCACCAATGGCAACAGTGGGACTAAAAAACGATGATGTACCTTCAGCACTTTATATTTCTGAAAAAAGGTattgattttttgtgtgtgtatgtgtgtccaaCAAAGTTTCTAAATAGTTTAATTCTTTAAATGAAGTAATGGAGCAAAAGTGATTAACAGATGTACAAATATGTATCCTTGAAAATTGTGCTCTTGTAACGTAAGGATAGATTAGGGAAAATGCACTGTGACATTGTAATGGTCCTGTAGTAAAATAAATATTGATTTGCCATGTGGAGTatgcctctactttttaaatATAATCTGTAGGAGAAACTGTAgggctgcctccttccccccttccaagggtgctccatgaccctctCAGAGCTATCAAGATAACTTTTCTGTCTTATTCGCCTATACCTATCTACAAAGCATTCTGTATGACTATCTGCCTTGTGATTAAGTAGAACTGCCTTTAGATCTCAGTGTAGCTCCCTAACTAGCTAGAGGAGCTGCAATTAAACAACACAATATCAGGCAGGTATAGAAATCAAAAGCATGTCTTGCAGTGCTGAAAATTACCTCTAATATATGGGAGCAGCTGGCTGGGAATTCAAAAACTCTTCAGCAGCAGGTCTTGGCTACTGGTGTTACTGCTTTTCAGTTTGAAGTTGGTCAACTAAGCTAAAATAAGGAGAAAAACATGCCCTCTTTTCACAACATTACAGATTGCTACTAAAAAAGAACTGAAGAATCACTGTGTAGCATGATTAAGGATACATAGAGTTGTGGATTTATTGGTAAACCTCTTGACGACAgtgtgttaaaaataaaatctgcaatttctttccattttaagaTAAGTCAAATTTAACATTAACTGTTGACTGACAGTGGGCAGAATTTACAAAACCATTTAAGTGACTTAGGAACTTAAGCCTCCCTTGCAAAAGTGATTTAGGAACCTAGGTTTCATTGGCATTCAACTCAACATCCACTTAAACAATCAGACCCACTCCAATTTCTAAAACAGATTCAGAAACAGGCCTGTGTATTGGGTATGTAAGCTTAAcattaattcaattaatttattttgctAGTGGCTCATAATTTTTTCTTAAATGTCCAGAATGTTGTGCCCTTCTTATGCAACTGTGAAATTTTCGAAGCTTGTAATTTCCTTAAGCCAAATAACCCTGATTCTCTTTCCATACTTATTCAAACAGTCAAACAGGGAACCTGAATGTAAAACACCAGGGATAATTCAACTTCATGGTTGAAAACTCAAGTTCCAAAAAATACTCTGATTGCTCTTTTGCTGTTGACTCTACCATTATGAATATATTGGCTCTGGTTCCCACTATATTGCTTCAGGGTTGCACTGACATTAAACTAAAGTAATGCAGCAATTAATCAGCTCCACTGAATGTAGTGTTTGTCTCTTCCTGTATTATTTAAATGTGAACTTTAATGTATCATTGTTTATTCTTGTATCCCATAAAATACATAGGATGTGCTACAGATATTTATGTATCCCATAATTTTTTATAGTCTGTACAGTGTGCCCTGTTTGTTATTGTGAGGGCAATTTTATCTTGTTTTTGAATTTTTTAGACGTGTTTAGgtgtaatataaatataaaaatatgtatattataaactttaaagagaTGGAGATCAGTCCTTGCCCATTGCCTCAGAGCTATGTAGGATATTTACCAATGACTACCTGTGAAGttgaatacattttttaaaatgtagcattTAAT
Protein-coding regions in this window:
- the TBC1D30 gene encoding TBC1 domain family member 30 isoform X6 → MRQDKLTGSLRRGGRCLKRQNTGGGVGTILSNVLKKRSCISRTAPRLLCTLEPGVDTKLKFTLEPSLGQNGFQQWYDALKAVARLPTGIPKEWRRKVWLTLADHYLHSIAINWDKTMRFTFNDQSNPDDDSMGIQIVKDLHRTGCSSYCGQEAEQDRVVLKRVLLAYARWNKSVGYCQGFNILAALILEVMEGNEGDALKIMIYLIDKVLPDSYFVNNLRALSVDMAVFRDLLRMKLPELSQHLDMLQRAANKESKGGYEPPLTNVFTMQWFLTLFATCLPNHTVLKIWDSVFFEGSEVILRVALAIWAKLGEQIECCETADEFYSTMGKLTQEMLEDHLIDSNELMQTVYSMAQFPFPQLAELREKYTYNITPFPATVKSTSLSGRLGRNRDSDEENDLDDDDSIANAVGCLGPLSGLLAPELKQIKDQNGEQSLGSSNIAELSPGAIDSSRSEYHAAFNSMMMERMTTDINALKRQYSRIKKKQQQQVHQVYIRSGSEDDDPGILLGPRDQLNNDKGPVTSLLPSQVNHSPVINHLLLGKKMRTTNRAAKNAVIHIPGHAGGKMSPIPYEDLKTKLNSPWRTHIRVHRKNIARAKGQLSYGDTIGLIEEQSEGCKPNSCSAKEGPPSISDLGEREGSGLDNRTIRKADGQSAEPLHKDTNANMSVVQMKLEALELTQNNKTDAEPVSNQPCPTHLSESSSLSSDSGTLAKSPQASNPKSQVFSPFPSVKPLRKSAAARNLGLYGPTERTPTVHFPQMSRGFNKSTNGNSGTKKR
- the TBC1D30 gene encoding TBC1 domain family member 30 isoform X7, which codes for MRQDKLTGSLRRGGRCLKRQNTGGGVGTILSNVLKKRSCISRTAPRLLCTLEPGVDTKLKFTLEPSLGQNGFQQWYDALKAVARLPTGIPKEWRRKVWLTLADHYLHSIAINWDKTMRFTFNDQSNPDDDSMGIQIVKDLHRTGCSSYCGQEAEQDRVVLKRVLLAYARWNKSVGYCQGFNILAALILEVMEGNEGDALKIMIYLIDKVLPDSYFVNNLRALSVDMAVFRDLLRMKLPELSQHLDMLQRAANKESKGGYEPPLTNVFTMQWFLTLFATCLPNHTVLKIWDSVFFEGSEVILRVALAIWAKLGEQIECCETADEFYSTMGKLTQEMLEDHLIDSNELMQTVYSMAQFPFPQLAELREKYTYNITPFPATVKSTSLSGRLGRNRDSDEENDLDDDDSIANAVGCLGPLSGLLAPELKQIKDQNGEQSLGSSNIAELSPGAIDSSRSEYHAAFNSMMMERMTTDINALKRQYSRIKKKQQQQVHQVYIRSDKGPVTSLLPSQVNHSPVINHLLLGKKMRTTNRAAKNAVIHIPGHAGGKMSPIPYEDLKTKLNSPWRTHIRVHRKNIARAKGQLSYGDTIGLIEEQSEGCKPNSCSAKEGPPSISDLGEREGSGLDNRTIRKADGQSAEPLHKDTNANMSVVQMKLEALELTQNNKTDAEPVSNQPCPTHLSESSSLSSDSGTLAKSPQASNPKSQVFSPFPSVKPLRKSAAARNLGLYGPTERTPTVHFPQMSRGFNKSTNGNSGTKKR
- the TBC1D30 gene encoding TBC1 domain family member 30 isoform X5; the encoded protein is MRQDKLTGSLRRGGRCLKRQNTGGGVGTILSNVLKKRSCISRTAPRLLCTLEPGVDTKLKFTLEPSLGQNGFQQWYDALKAVARLPTGIPKEWRRKVWLTLADHYLHSIAINWDKTMRFTFNDQSNPDDDSMGIQIVKDLHRTGCSSYCGQEAEQDRVVLKRVLLAYARWNKSVGYCQGFNILAALILEVMEGNEGDALKIMIYLIDKVLPDSYFVNNLRALSVDMAVFRDLLRMKLPELSQHLDMLQRAANKESKGGYEPPLTNVFTMQWFLTLFATCLPNHTVLKIWDSVFFEGSEVILRVALAIWAKLGEQIECCETADEFYSTMGKLTQEMLEDHLIDSNELMQTVYSMAQFPFPQLAELREKYTYNITPFPATVKSTSLSGSRLGRNRDSDEENDLDDDDSIANAVGCLGPLSGLLAPELKQIKDQNGEQSLGSSNIAELSPGAIDSSRSEYHAAFNSMMMERMTTDINALKRQYSRIKKKQQQQVHQVYIRSGSEDDDPGILLGPRDQLNNDKGPVTSLLPSQVNHSPVINHLLLGKKMRTTNRAAKNAVIHIPGHAGGKMSPIPYEDLKTKLNSPWRTHIRVHRKNIARAKGQLSYGDTIGLIEEQSEGCKPNSCSAKEGPPSISDLGEREGSGLDNRTIRKADGQSAEPLHKDTNANMSVVQMKLEALELTQNNKTDAEPVSNQPCPTHLSESSSLSSDSGTLAKSPQASNPKSQVFSPFPSVKPLRKSAAARNLGLYGPTERTPTVHFPQMSRGFNKSTNGNSGTKKR